In bacterium, the following proteins share a genomic window:
- a CDS encoding VanZ family protein produces MAASARAGAPAARMRWRALEWPAWLRRVAAGVYLALLTAALLAPPSTFEDAGQLFTHQDKVVHLAMFLALAVLARWSLPAEGGRRPAAAAALVVYATAIEALQPALTAGQRTFEWADLACNAAGVSAGWMLFPRLTAR; encoded by the coding sequence GTGGCGGCGAGCGCGCGTGCCGGCGCGCCGGCCGCGCGGATGCGCTGGCGGGCGCTGGAGTGGCCGGCCTGGCTGCGCCGCGTCGCGGCCGGCGTCTATCTCGCGCTGCTCACCGCCGCGCTTCTCGCGCCGCCCTCCACGTTCGAGGACGCGGGCCAGCTCTTCACGCACCAGGACAAGGTCGTCCACCTCGCCATGTTCCTGGCGCTGGCGGTGCTGGCGCGATGGTCTTTGCCGGCGGAAGGCGGGAGGCGGCCGGCGGCGGCCGCGGCGCTGGTGGTGTACGCGACGGCGATCGAGGCGCTGCAGCCGGCGCTCACCGCGGGACAGCGGACGTTCGAGTGGGCGGACCTGGCGTGCAACGCCGCCGGCGTCTCCGCCGGCTGGATGCTCTTTCCGCGGCTGACGGCGCGTTGA